The genome window TAGCAACTCTTCCATGGCACTGGTTCGTTTCAGGGCATCAACCAACACCCCTTGCCAACCCACATTGATAAATTCTCTGACTACGGACGCCATAAATGTATTGGGTAAATTGGGGAGGGCGAGGAAATAAGCATCAACAGGATACTGTTGAATTAAATCGCGGATACTGGTTGTAGAGAGGGTGCCCATGCTGTCTAAATGCCCAACGGATCCTTGATGGCGATAACTCTCTAAACAACGTGGCAAATCTAAGCCCTGACTTTGATACGCATATCCTTTTTGATCCGCCACGGCGACCCATTGCATTTCTTGCTTCGGCTGTAAAAGGTGGGCTGCCGCTTGTCCCAAGCCACCAAAGCCAAGAATCCCGACATTAATTGGTTGCATTTGTTGCTTGCTATTCATGCCTAATTGATTGTGAAGCGTTTTTTAAGTTTTGTAAAAAATTGCCAAGCTTGAGTCTCAGCAATCGCCCCTATTTCCTGAACCAACAAGACAATTTATGTTCCGTTCGGCTTTCGCTATACTTGACGCTTCAAGAAACTTAAGCCAAACTTACAAAGTATTGGGGCAAATTCTCATTAAATCATTAATAATTATCAAAAATCAATGATAATCATTGAGATTCATCAAACTTTATCTTGCCCCAAGTTGTATCTTAATCCTTTACCCTCAGCAAGAAGCCTATGAGCATGGAAACCCTAGAATTCATTATTCGCCCGGATGGGCGAGTTGAGGAAAAAGTTACCGGCATTGTTGGTAACTCCTGTACCGAAGTAACAGCGGCGATCGAAGCCCAACTCGGACAAGTGGTTTCTCAAGAGCAAACTTCAGAATATTTTTCCCAAAACACACTAGACTCTACCACAACGACGACGCAAACCACGACAACTTCTTGGTCTGAGATTACGCCTTCTTGAACAGAAGGCGCCT of Cyanobacteria bacterium GSL.Bin1 contains these proteins:
- a CDS encoding DUF2997 domain-containing protein, whose translation is MSMETLEFIIRPDGRVEEKVTGIVGNSCTEVTAAIEAQLGQVVSQEQTSEYFSQNTLDSTTTTTQTTTTSWSEITPS